Proteins from one Gasterosteus aculeatus chromosome 11, fGasAcu3.hap1.1, whole genome shotgun sequence genomic window:
- the cacna1aa gene encoding voltage-dependent P/Q-type calcium channel subunit alpha-1A isoform X7 — protein MARFENEVQSRYGGGPGPGGPGGRGGSRQGGPHGHGHGHGPPGGPGTQRMYKQSMAQRARTMALYNPIPVRQNCFTVNRSLFIFSEDNFVRKYAKKITEWPPFEWMILATIIANCIVLALEQHLPDGDKTPLSERLDDTEPYFIGIFCFESGIKILALGFAFHKNSYLRNGWNVMDFVVVLTGILSTVGSDFDLRTLRAVRVLRPLKLVSGIPSLQVVLKSIMKAMIPLLQIGLLLFFAILMFAIIGLEFYMGKFHTTCFDNHTGEIREEFPCGTEPPSRLCPEGTMCRQYWLGPNYGITQFDNILFAILTVFQCITMEGWTDLLYYSNDASGSAWNWMYFIPLIIIGSFFMLNLVLGVLSGEFAKERERVENRSEFMKLRRQQQIERELNGYLEWICKAEEVILADDDNENEYDGSRRRATKNHKSKAELLNPEEGEGDLAVGSPFARASLKSSKLEGSDFKRRERRLRFLIRHVVKSQPFYWTVLCLVGLNTLCVAVVHYDQPDPLSDFLYFAELIFLGIFLTEMMVKMYGLGKQAYLTSSFNCFDCIVICGSIFEVLWSIIQPGTSFGISVLRALRLLRIFKVTKYWASLRNLVVSLLNSMKSIISLLFLLFLFIVVFALLGMQLFGGQFNFETGTPSTNFDTFPAAIMTVFQILTGEDWNVVMYDGIKSQGGVNKGMAFSVFFIVLTLFGNYTLLNVFLAIAVDNLANAQELTKDEQEEEEAASQKIALQKAKEVAEVSPLSAANLSIAANKVHSECHNATDPFLDCKEQQKNNKGINKSVWEQRTKELRRQTIVSSREALYNELDPDERWKARTGREEQNNVNHSRNTRPDMKTHLDRPLVVDPLENRNNNTNKTTANNSDLCFSQHHPADELHRQTRLHEQSGGPVGGGGGGGSAAVRPPLDRGESTESRRSRKGEHHHHGSHVRLDATVIPGPGSEERPSRRHHHTRSGSRGGGQSEHRKPRSHRKGAEDGVDGEGRAGKTGRHRNKGVDGGGEGGEQEGAGDGSERRPRRNRHGNQADGEGKRMCQHRRKECSVPNLSTTRPIQKSLSRQDSQYSEDMDNLMNTKLVSGSTPPGDGHPNPVANRIVAPGFGSALHLANSSAHGSLVTLDSYGSIAHHRTNSVLRLPHPDYTALDMPIFPSTNAILQVNKNANTEPLPAKEDKDDDDDEKGGEGGRKPMPPFSSMFILSTTNPFRRACHYICTLRYFEMCILLVIAMSSIALAAEDPVWPESPRNNVLRYFDYVFTGVFTFEMLIKMVDLGLVLHQGSYFRDLWNILDFIVVSGALVAFAFTGSSKGKDISTIKSLRVLRVLRPLKTIKRLPKLKAVFDCVVNSLKNVLNILIVYLLFMFIFAVVAVQLFKGRFFYCTDESKELERDCRGEYLVFERDNEVKAQKREWKKYDFHYDNVAWALLTLFTVSTGEGWPQVLKHSVDATYENQGPSPGYRMEMSIFYVVYFVVFPFFFVNIFVALIIITFQEQGDKMMEDYSLEKNERACIDFAINARPLTRHMPQNKLSFQYRMWEFVVSPPFEYTIMAMIALNTIVLMMKYDGASETYEAVLANLNIVFTSLFSMECVLKIIAFGVLNYFKDAWNIFDCVTVLGSITDILVTELGNNFINLSFLRLFRAARLIKLLRQGETIRILLWTFVQSFKALPYVCLLIAMLFFIYAIIGMQLFGNIAIEEDGESAINQHNNFRTFVMALMLLFRSATGESWHEIMLSCLGSKGCDPLSGNNEPECGSQFAYLYFVSFIFFCSFLMLNLFVAVIMDNFEYLTRDSSILGPHHLDEYVRIWAEYDPAACGRIHYKDMYSLLRVIDPPLGLGKKCPHRVACKRLLRMDLPVADDNSVHFNSTLMALIRTALDIKIAKGAEGGIDKHQMDAELRKEMMAIWPNLSQKTLDLLVTPHKSATDLTVGKIYAAMMIMEYYRQSKIKRSQALRDEQNRTPLLFQRVEPPSPTQDGGPGLNNALPPPETTETVNSLPVEGGVPESQSWVTARAQEMSQKAGSWTPEGHPEDGLGRMSNSQTVEMREMGQDGYSDTEHFPPMEGHGRAASMPRLPGNNQTINDSSSMKRSASSLGHSRCGRGQRDRGGADDYSMECVPEEGRTSRHGHRRKDRGHRASERSLCRYTEGDTGLGTDLSTTTQSGDLTSKDKDRDRDRGRSKDRKHHHHHHHHHGSVDKERYVAERGADYGHRNSRDREHERDHDREHDREHDRDHDRDHDRDHDRDHDRDHERDHERDHERDHDRERERDRRWSRSPSEGRECMTHRQGSSSVSGSPVPSTSGTSTPRRGRRQLPQTPATPRPHVTYSPVVRKAMPAPPGGAQGRPPAPAPRRFSPEPPQGQGPPPAGPPMAHHGASRQGHHPPARWGDSGGGGGSIEGDGCFYDQDYQDYEPHHEPPAYEQNPSQGGNPHPHSLANHPLPPPPQPQPHNPHPLPPPQPHPVNNPHPHPHPHPHPHPQPHPQPSRVSARTAGQAPPPTTALTGPGPGQMQPAAQRRLPNGYRSSSPSTHPHGPPHTGPHKVPPPAGHPRGPRKGLHEPYSETEDDDWC, from the exons CTCCATTTGAGTGGATGATTCTCGCCACCATCATTGCCAACTGCATCGTCTTGGCTCTGGAACAACATTTGCCTGATGGGGACAAGACGCCGCTGTCTGAGCGCCTG gaTGACACAGAGCCGTACTTCATCGGGATCTTCTGTTTTGAGTCAGGAATAAAGATTCTGGCACTAGGTTTCGCCTTCCACAAGAACTCCTACCTGAGGAATGGATGGAACGTCATGGACTTCGTGGTGGTGCTCACAGG GATCCTGTCCACCGTGGGATCAGATTTCGACTTGCGGACCCTCAGGGCTGTGCGAGTGTTGAGGCCCCTCAAACTGGTGTCCGGCATTCCCA gcTTACAGGTGGTGCTGAAATCCATCATGAAGGCCATGATTCCTCTGCTGCAAATCGGcctgcttcttttctttgccaTCCTCATGTTTGCCATCATCGGCCTGGAGTTCTACATGGGGAAATTCCACACCACCTGCTTTGACAATCACACAG GGGAGATCCGAGAAGAGTTCCCATGCGGGACCGAGCCCCCGTCGCGGCTGTGTCCGGAGGGCACGATGTGTAGACAGTACTGGCTGGGACCCAACTACGGCATCACACAGTTTGACAACATCCTGTTTGCCATCCTCACCGTCTTCCAGTGTATCACCATGGAGGGCTGGACTGACCTGCTCTACTAC AGCAACGACGCCTCAGGGAGTGCATGGAACTGGATGTACTTCATCCCTCTCATCATCATTGGCTCCTTCTTCATGCTCAACCTGGTGCTGGGTGTACTGTCagg GGAGTTTGCCAAAGAGAGGGAGCGTGTGGAGAACAGAAGTGAGTTCATGAAGCTCAGAAGACAGCAGCAGATCGAGAGGGAACTCAACGGTTATCTGGAGTGGATCTGCAAAGCTG AAGAGGTCATCTTGGCGGATGATGACAATGAAAACGAATACGATG GCTCCCGTAGAAGAGCCACAAAGAACCATAAGAGCAAAGCTGAGCTACTGAACccggaggaaggagagggagacctGGCAGTCG GGTCACCCTTTGCCCGCGCCAGCTTGAAAAGCTCCAAGCTGGAGGGATCAGATTTCAAGCGGCGGGAGCGGCGGCTACGCTTCCTTATCCGCCACGTGGTTAAGTCCCAGCCCTTCTACTGGACCGTGCTGTGCTTGGTGGGCCTGAACACTCTGTGTGTGGCTGTAGTGCACTACGACCAGCCAGATCCACTGTCAGATTTTCTAT ATTTTGCTGAATTAATCTTCCTGGGGATATTTTTGAcggagatgatggtgaagatGTACGGCCTGGGGAAACAGGCCtacctcacctcctccttcaaCTGCTTCGACTGCATT GTGATATGTGGTAGTATTTTTGAAGTGCTGTGGTCCATCATCCAGCCGGGCACGTCGTTCGGCATCAGTGTCCTACGAGCTCTCAGGTTATTGAGGATTTTCAAAGTCACAAA GTACTGGGCGTCTTTGCGTAACCTCGTCGTCTCTCTGCTCAACTCCATGAAGTCCATCATCAGCTTGCTgttcctgctcttcctcttcatagTTGTCTTTGCTCTCCTGGGCATGCAGCTCTTCGGAGGACA GTTTAATTTTGAAACTGGCACTCCTTCAACCAACTTCGATACTTTCCCCGCAGCAATAATGACAGTGTTCCAG atccTGACTGGCGAGGACTGGAACGTGGTGATGTACGATGGCATCAAGTCTCAGGGCGGAGTCAACAAGGGAATGGCCTTCAGTGTCTTCTTCATTGTCCTCACACTTTTTGGCAACT ACACTCTGCTGAATGTGTTCTTGGCCATCGCTGTGGATAATTTAGCCAACGCACAGGAACTGACCAAG GAtgaacaggaggaagaggaggctgccAGTCAGAAGATCGCCCTGCAGAAAGCCAAGGAGGTGGCCGAAGTCAGCCCGCTGTCTGCCGCCAACCTTTCCATTGCTGC CAACAAAGTGCACAGTGAGTGTCACAACGCTACCGACCCCTTTCTGGActg CAAGGagcagcagaaaaacaacaagggGATCAACAAGTCAGTGTGGGAACAACGCACCAAGGAGCTGAGGAGGCAGACGATAGTGTCTAGCCGCGAGGCCCTCTATAACGAGCTGGACCCCGACGAGCGTTGGAAGGCAAggacggggagggaggagcAAAACAAT GTGAACCACTCTCGTAACACGCGTCCAGACATGAAGACCCACCTCGATCGACCTCTGGTGGTTGACCCTCTTGAGAAccgcaacaacaacaccaacaagaCCACCGCAAACAATTCCGACCTGTGCTTCAGCCAGCACCATCCTGCCGATGAGCTCCACAGGCAAACCCGCCTACACGAACAGAGCGGCGGCCCAGTAGGAGGTGGTGGCGGGGGAGGCTCGGCCGCGGTCAGGCCTCCCTTGGATCGGGGCGAATCCACCGAGAGTAGGCGGAGCCGTAAAGGCGAGCACCACCACCACGGCTCCCACGTCCGATTGGATGCCACGGTGATTCCCGGGCCGGGCTCGGAGGAGAGACCTTCCAGGCGGCATCACCACACCCGCAGTGGCAGTCGAGGGGGCGGGCAGTCTGAACACCGGAAGCCCAGGTCACATCGCAAAGGGGCCGAGGACGGTGTGGATGGCGAGGGACGAGCCGGGAAAACGGGGAGGCACAGGAACAAAGGCGTTGACGgaggcggggaaggaggagagcaggagggggcTGGGGATGGCAGTGAGAGGAGGCCAAGAAGGAATCGCCATGGAAACCAAGCTGACGGCGAGGGGAAAAGGATGTGCCAGCACAGAAGGAA GGAATGCAGTGTCCCTAACCTCTCTACCACACGGCCCATTCAAAAAAGCCTCTCCAGGCAGGACAGCCAGTACAGTGAGGATATGGACAACCTCATGAATACCAAACTGGTCTCTGGCTCCACCCCACCCGGCGATGGCCACCCCAATCCAGTGGCGAACCGCATCGTGGCCCCGGGCTTCGGGTCTGCCCTCCATCTCGCTAACAGCAGCGCTCATGGCAGTTTGGTCACGTTGGATAGCTACGGGAGCATCGCCCATCACCGTACCAACAGCGTCCTCAGGCTGCCCCACCCTGACTACACGGCTTTAGACATGCCGATTTTTCCTTCCACCAACGCCATACTGCAGG TTAATAAGAACGCTAACACAGAGCCGCTGCCAGCAAAGGAGGATAaggacgacgatgatgatgagaagGGGGGCGAAGGCGGACGCAAGCCAATGCCTCCCTTCAGCTCCATGttcatcctctccaccaccAACCC GTTTCGGAGGGCGTGTCACTACATCTGCACCCTGCGATATTTTGAGATGTGTATCCTGCTGGTCATCGCCATGAGCAGTATCGCCCTGGCAGCTGAAGACCCTGTGTGGCCCGAATCCCCTCGCAACAAC GTTCTGCGTTATTTTGACTATGTCTTCACTGGAGTGTTCACGTTTGAGATGCTGATAAAG ATGGTGGATCTGGGGCTCGTCTTGCACCAGGGCTCTTACTTCCGGGACTTGTGGAACATCCTTGACTTTATAGTGGTTAGTGGTGCTCTGGTGGCCTTCGCCTTCAC GGGTAGCAGTAAAGGAAAAGACATCAGCACTATCAAGTCTCTGAGGGTACTGAGAGTGTTGCGACCTCTGAAGACCATTAAACGTCTTCCTAAACTCAAG GCTGTGTTTGACTGCGTGGTGAACTCTCTGAAGAATGTGCTCAACATCCTGATAGTCTACTTACTCTTCATGTTCATCTTTGCTGTGGTGGCTGTGCAGCTTTTCAAGGGACGCTTCTTTTACTGCACCGATGAATCCAAAGAATTGGAGCGCGATTGCAG AGGCGAATATCTGGTTTTTGAACGTGATAACGAAGTGAAGGCGCAGAAGCGGGAGTGGAAGAAGTACGATTTCCACTACGACAACGTGGCTTGGgccctcctcaccctcttcaCCGTTTCGACCGGAGAGGGGTGGCCGCA GGTACTGAAGCATTCAGTGGATGCGACTTATGAGAACCAGGGCCCGAGCCCGGGGTACCGGATGGAAATGTCCATCTTTTACGTGGTGTACTTCGTGgtcttccccttcttcttcgTCAACATCTTCGTggctctcatcatcatcaccttccAAGAGCAAGGAGACAAGATGATGGAGGACTACAGCCTAGAAAAGAACGAG AGAGCCTGTATAGACTTTGCCATTAACGCCAGACCTCTGACCCGCCACATGCCTCAGAACAAGCTGAGCTTTCAATACCGAATGTGGGAGTTTGTGGTTTCGCCGCCATTTGAGTATACTATCATGGCGATGATCGCGCTCAACACGATCGTGCTGATGATGAAG tacGACGGAGCTTCTGAAACCTATGAAGCTGTTTTAGCCAACCTGAACATCGTGTTTACCTCCCTCTTCTCCATGGAGTGTGTACTCAAGATCATTGCCTTTGGAGTGCTG AATTATTTCAAAGATGCCTGGAATATTTTTGACTGTGTGACAGTTCTGGGCAGTATTACTGACATCCTGGTCACAGAGCTCGGG AATAATTTCATCAACCTAAGTTTCCTGAGGCTGTTCAGGGCAGCTCGTCTCATCAAGCTGCTGAGGCAGGGAGAAACCATCCGTATCTTGCTCTGGACCTTCGTACAGTCCTTCAAG GCGCTGCCTTATGTCTGCCTCCTCATCGCCATGCTGTTCTTCATTTACGCCATCATTGGCATGCAG CTGTTTGGGAATATCGCTAttgaagaagatggagagagcgcCATCAACCAGCACAACAACTTCAGGACCTTCGTAATGGCTCTCATGCTGCTCTTCag GAGTGCAACGGGAGAGTCGTGGCACGAGATAATGCTTTCGTGTCTGGGGAGCAAAGGGTGTGACCCTCTGTCGGGGAATAACGAGCCAGAGTGTGGGAGCCAGTTTGCCTACCTCTACTTTGTCTCCTTTAtcttcttctgctcttttttG ATGCTGAACCTGTTTGTAGCCGTCATCATGGATAACTTTGAGTACCTAACCAGAGATTCTTCCATACTGGGACCTCACCACCTGGATGAGTATGTCAGGATATGGGCCGAGTATGATCCTGCTGCCTG CGGGCGCATTCATTATAAGGACATGTACAGTTTATTACGAGTTATCGACCCGCCTCTCGGCTTAGGCAAGAAATGCCCCCATAGGGTGGCCTGCAAG AGACTGCTTCGGATGGATCTGCCTGTGGCCGACGACAACTCGGTCCACTTCAACTCCACCCTCATGGCCTTGATCCGCACGGCACTGGACATCAAGATCGCCAAGGGCGCGGAAG GTGGCATTGACAAGCACCAGATGGACGCAGAGCTGAGGAAAGAGATGATGGCAATCTGGCCCAACCTCTCCCAGAAGACTCTGGATTTGCTGGTTACACCACACAAGT CAGCCACAGACTTGACAGTGGGGAAAATCTACGCAGCTATGATGATCATGGAGTACTACCGCCAGAGCAAGATCAAGCGCTCGCAGGCCCTTCGTGATGAGCAG AATCGAACGCCATTACTGTTTCAGCGCGTGGAGCCTCCTTCCCCCACCCAGGATGGGGGCCCGGGACTTAACAACGCCCTCCCTCCGCCCGAGACCACCGAGACCGTCAACAGCCT gccggtggaggggggggtcccgGAGAGCCAATCATGGGTCACGGCTCGTGCTCAGGAGATGTCCCAGAAGGCTGGCAGCTGGACCCCCGAGGGACACCCTGAGGATGGCCTGGGACGCATGAGCAACTCTCAG ACGGTAGAGATGAGAGAGATGGGGCAAGATGGTTACTCGGATACTGAGCACTTTCCACCAATGGAAGGCCATGGCAGGGCCGCTTCCATGCCCCGCCTCCCAGGCAACAATCAA accATCAATGACAGCAGTTCCATGAAGCGCTCGGCCTCGTCGCTGGGCCACAGCAGGTGTGGGCGgggccagagagacagaggaggtgcAGACGACTACAGCATGGAGTGTGTACCCGAGGAGGGGAGGACTTCCAGACATGGACACCGCCGAAAAGACCGGGGCCATCGTGCATCTGAGAGGTCCCTCTGTCGCTACACGGAGGGTGACACAG GCCTGGGCACAGACCTGAGCACGACCACCCAGTCAGGGGACCTCACGTCCAAGGACAAGGATCGCGACCGAGACCGCGGCCGGTCCAAAGACCGaaagcaccaccaccaccatcaccaccaccacggcTCAGTGGACAAGGAGCGCTATGTAGCAGAGCGAGGGGCCGACTACGGACACAGGAACTCCCGCGACAGAGAGCACGAGAGGGACCACGACAGGGAGCACGACAGGGAGCACGACAGGGACCACGACAGGGACCACGACAGGGACCACGACAGAGACCACGACAGGGACCACGAGAGGGACCACGAGAGGGACCACGAGAGGGACCACGACAGGGAGAGGGAAAGGGACCGCCGCTGGTCAAGATCGCCCAGCGAGGGTCGCGAGTGCATGACGCACAGACAG GGCAGTAGTTCGGTCAGCGGAAGTCCCGTCCCCTCGACCTCGGGGACCAGTACGCCCCGACGAGGCCGTCGACAGTTGCCTCAGACCCCCGCAACACCTCGGCCGCACGTCACCTACTCCCCCGTGGTCCGCAAGGCCATGCCCGCACCGCCTGGGGGGGCGCAGGGGCGACCCCCGGCCCCGGCCCCCCGCCGCTTTTCTCCTGAGCCTCCCCAGGGACAGGGTCCTCCTCCAGCCGGCCCCCCGATGGCTCACCATGGCGCATCCCGCCAAGGTCACCACCCCCCGGCTCGCTGGGGAGActcaggtggaggaggcggctcCATAGAAGGGGATGGCTGCTTCTACGATCAGGACTACCAGGACTACGAGCCCCACCATGAACCACCTGCCTATGAGCAGAACCCCTCGCAGGGTGGCAACCCCCACCCGCATTCTCTAGCCAACCACCCGCTGCCGCCTCCTCCACAACCGCAGCCACATaacccccatcccctccctcccccccagccgCACCCTGTAaacaacccccacccccacccccaccctcaccctcaCCCTCATCCCCAGCCCCACCCTCAGCCCAGTCGCGTCTCAGCCAGGACTGCCGGCCAAGCACCGCCCCCCACCACCGCCCTGACGGGGCCAGGgccgggccagatgcagcctgCCGCCCAGCGCCGCTTGCCCAACGGCTACCGCTCTTCATCGCCATCCACACATCCCCATGGACCTCCGCACACGGGGCCTCACAAGGTGCCCCCTCCAGCCGGCCATCCTAGAGGTCCCCGCAAGGGCCTGCATGAACCGTACAGCGAGACGGAGGACGATGACTGGTGCTAG